In Alteromonas sp. V450, the following proteins share a genomic window:
- a CDS encoding LacI family DNA-binding transcriptional regulator yields the protein MKEKATSFDIAHLAGVSQSTVSRALNNSPLVNQETRERVQRIARELNYKVDKNASNLRKQKSSTIALLLFEDPTSDDSMINPFFLAMLGSITRACAQANYDLLVSFQNLDDDWHAEYEDSNKADGIILLGYGDYTNYQTKVAQLESQGTHFVRWGAPDAAHPGVSIGCDNVQGGRSITEHLLSMNKRSFAFIGDNGDHAPEFKARFDGYFSVLGAHGLDKNSVQRNAISTEDAGSAAARSLIESGTLPEAIVCASDTIAIGVLRELRQENINVPDDVAVVGYDNIAVSAYTTPSLTTVQQNTKLAGELLVNTLIKAINNEVVQDYLMPADVIVRQSCGSKQV from the coding sequence ATGAAGGAAAAAGCGACCTCTTTTGATATTGCACATCTTGCTGGCGTTTCTCAGTCAACGGTCTCACGTGCTTTAAACAACAGTCCGTTAGTAAACCAAGAAACGCGAGAACGCGTACAACGCATTGCCCGTGAACTGAATTATAAAGTTGACAAGAACGCGAGTAATTTAAGAAAGCAAAAAAGCAGCACTATCGCCCTACTCCTTTTCGAAGATCCTACGTCTGATGACTCGATGATAAATCCTTTTTTTCTTGCCATGCTTGGCAGCATTACTCGAGCCTGCGCACAAGCAAATTATGACCTGCTCGTTTCTTTTCAAAACCTCGACGATGACTGGCATGCTGAGTATGAAGATTCAAATAAAGCCGATGGCATAATTCTTTTAGGGTACGGTGACTATACCAACTATCAAACCAAAGTCGCGCAACTAGAATCGCAAGGTACGCACTTTGTACGCTGGGGTGCACCGGATGCAGCTCATCCTGGTGTCAGTATCGGGTGCGATAACGTTCAGGGTGGTCGAAGCATTACAGAGCATTTACTCTCGATGAATAAGCGTTCATTTGCTTTTATTGGTGATAATGGTGATCATGCGCCAGAATTTAAAGCGCGATTTGACGGCTATTTCAGTGTCTTAGGGGCCCACGGGCTCGATAAAAACAGCGTTCAGCGTAACGCTATCTCTACTGAAGATGCGGGCTCAGCGGCTGCTCGCTCTTTAATTGAAAGCGGAACATTACCTGAAGCAATCGTGTGTGCTTCAGACACTATTGCTATCGGTGTATTAAGAGAGTTAAGACAGGAAAATATTAATGTACCGGACGATGTGGCGGTTGTTGGCTACGACAATATTGCAGTAAGTGCTTATACCACTCCCTCTCTTACCACGGTGCAGCAAAATACAAAGCTCGCTGGTGAATTACTGGTTAACACGTTAATTAAAGCGATTAACAATGAAGTAGTACAAGATTACCTTATGCCTGCTGACGTAATAGTTAGGCAGTCGTGCGGTAGCAAACAAGTCTAG